AACCTGGAAATTTTTCTCATGCATGTTCCAAACCAGGGGAGAGAAGAGATCAGTTCAATACGATCATGTACATCCACCAAGAACAAAATGTGTGAGATGAGCGAGATAATCACAGCACAgatcacacacacagagagagacctCTCCGGTTCCAAAATCTACCCTCAAATCAAAAATCAATGAACTAACAAACGGATTACGATCCAAGGACCTCGCCTCCTCCTTCCCGGGCTAATCACAATTTGAAACTCCTGGATTCGAATTTTCACGAACGGATTTAGCTACTCCGCGAGCCGTCCCGACAGCTCCATGGACGTCATGGAGAGGCTGGCGCTGGACGAGCTGTTGCCGAAGCCGCCGCCCGTGGTGGTGCCGCCGGCGCCGCGGCTGCCGCCCGCGCTGCCCTCGCAGAGCGCGAACGCCGTCTCTAGGTTGGCCACGATGTCGGCCATCGCCGGCCGGTCCTTGCCCTCGAGCCGCACGCAGTGCACGGCCGTGTACGCCACCAGCTCGACGGCCTCGGCCTCGTGCGGCGAGGGCTCCGGCGCGCGCCCGTCCAGCACCTTGCCGAGCTTCCCGGCCACGATGCTCGGCTGCGCGTAGTCCACCACGCTCACGGGGCTCCCGCCCTCGGCCTCCTTGAAGATGGCGCGCTTCCCCGTCAGCGTCTCCAGCATCACCACGCCGAAGCCGTACACGTCGCTCTTCACGGTGAGGTGGTGCAGGCCGTAGTACTCCGGGTCCATGTACCCCACCGTGCCGGCGGCCTTCATGGACAGGTGCTGCTGCGGCGCCtgcgcgccgcccgcctcctccgtCTCCGGCGGGCCCATCAGCGACAGCCCGAAGTCCGACACGCGCGCCACCCACCCGCCGTCCAGCAGGATGTTGGACGACTTGATGTCGCGGTGGATGATGGGCGGCACGGCGTACGAGTGCAGGTACTCGATGCCCCGCGACGCGTCCAGCAGGATCTTGATGCGCAGCTTCCACGACGACACCACCGGCGACGccgcgtcggcgtcggcgccgccGCCCTTGGGGTGGAGGTGGTCGTAGAGCGCGCCGTTCTTCATGTACTCGTACACCAGCAGCCGCTCGTCGTTCTCCTCGCAGTAGCCCACCAGGCCGACCAGGTGCTTGTGGTGGAGGCGGGAGAGGAAGGCCAGCTCCGACCGGAACGCGCTCTCCTTCTCCTGGAACTTGCGCGCCATTGGCCCTGACGCCTCGCCGCGCTTGATGGCAACCTCGCGCCCGTCGGGGAGCTTGCCCCGGTAAACAGTGCCGAAGCTTCCCGCGCCGATCTTGGCCTCCGGTGCGAAGCCGTTCGTCGCCGTCGCCAGCTGCGCGAACGTGTACTCCTCGGTGTGCTCTTTGAAGTTGAAGGACGACGGCCCGCTGCGCTGCCGCGTCATGGCGCGGGAGAGCTGCCGCCGGAAGAGGCCACGCGCCCGTGACCCGTTCGGCGAGCCGTAGGGGCTCGCCACGGCGCCGACTCCGACGCCGACGGCACCGACGTTATCCGCCGCCGCAGCGGGCGCGTTGCTGGCGATATTGGGCTGGACGGAGTTGTGGATCCTCTTGTGGCTGCAGAAGCCGAAGACGAAGCAGTAGATGATAGAGCAGATGCCAGCGAAGACGCCGAccgcgccgacgacggcgaaggcgATCCAGACTTTGGACACTGGCTTTGTAGCCGTGGTTGGTGACTGAGGAGGCGAcgccggtgccggcggcggcgtcgagttGTCGCACAGCCTATTGCAGAtaacgccgccgcccgcgcccgcgctcGCGCAGAGCTCTCCGGACCGAGGGTAAACGCCGCATTCGCACGAGGACTCGTTGCGGACGCAGGAGCCGGGGAGAATCGCGGGCAACGGCACCATCACCGCCTCGTTGTCCACCACCGACGAGGTCGACGACCAGCACTGCACGGTGAAGTTGGCGGTGACGAGGCCGCACGTGaggttgccaccggcgacgaggaaCTCGAACGCCGTCCCGAAGGCCGGGTAGTACATGGTGGGGGTCGGTCCCGCGAGGTTCCAGCACACGGCGGTGCGGTTAGGCCGCCGGAGCCCGCAGGCGTGGGAGTCGCCGACGGCGAGCCCGTGCGGGTAGATGTCGTTCTGCGGGAGCTTGTCAACAAAGCCAGAGCAGAGCACGGCGCCGGTGGCCGACACCACGCCGCACGCGCGGGAGCCCCCCGCGGCGAGGGACGACACGGAGACGTTGGCGAAGGCCGCCTGCACGTCGCTACCCCGCAGGCCCCAGCATCGGACCGCGGAGGAGGAGTTGCCGGTCTGGAGCGCGCAGGTGAAGCCGTCGCCGGAGACGAGGGAGCCGAACGCGCCGAGGGCCAGCTCCGGGAACTGGCCAGACCCCCTCCTCCACCATCGGATCCCGCGCGCCTGCCCGTCGTACGCCGCGACGTGGTCGGCCCCGACGGCGAGGTCCGAGAGCGGGGCAGGGCCCCTGTACACCCGCCTGAGCTGCCCCGGCGCGGCCGGCGCCCAGCAGAAGAGCGCCCccggtgcgccgccgccgcctgggacCGCGCCGACGCCGCAGAGGAACCCCGCGCCGCCCGAGACCTGCGAGAAGACGAGCTGCGGCGCGACGGGGGAGGCGGAGGCGTTGTAGGCCGACGAGCCGGCTGTGGCCGCGACGCAGTAGACGGTGCCGTTGTCGGCGGCGACGCCGCAGACGGCGGAGCCCCCCGCGACGGCGAGCGTGGAGGCCGCGACCTCCGCGTgcgcgagcagcagcagcaggaggaggaaggggaggaggagcGCCGCGGCGAGCTGGGGTATGGACTGCGCGCGGGTCATTGGAGGGAGAGCGTGACGGCGGCGGCCGTCATCTGCGAGGCGCTGGGCGGCGGCGCGCACGAGGGGGCGGAGGCGGTGACGGTGGCGGGAGTAGGAGCGGAGCAGAGGATCAGAGGATCAGAGGACGGGGCGGGGGCGCGGACGGACGGATTAAATTAGAGCCCGTGGAAAAGGTAAAAGGGCGGGCGGGACGCGGCGGGGTTGGGGAGGAGTGGACGGGGGTGACCGCGTCGGGGTTTCCGTTCCGTTTGGATGTCTTTCTTCTTTCTGCTCGCGTTTCCACTGCTGCGATggtggctcgcggcggcggcggcttcctggTGGCCCGGCGTACACGTGTTTTTGGACCGGAGGCGGGGGACGCGGCGCGGTCTGACTCTGCGACCACGGTCGGCCGGGCGTGGCGGACAGCCGGAGCACGCGCCTCTGCGGCTGGCTGCTGGCTGCTGGTGCCTGGACTAACCCGTGAAGTAAGAAAAAACGACAGCGTCTCAGATGGGATTCCGTTTCCAATTACCGGCGCCCAAGAGGAATATCGGTACGGACCAACACGGGATTATAGATTTACAGTGGAGTGGTTCTGTGCCAGCACTAAACAGCACATTTCTTAAGCGAAATGCTAACACAACAATGGTGTGAGTACAAATCAACATCTCTGATCTCTCCCGATGTTGAGAACGGTCGGAGCTTCAAGTGAGCGCTGCTGGCGAGCTTTTGACGGCACCGAGACGGTTTCACCGGTCCCGACTTGCTCTTCTTTCTATCTATCAGCAACCTCACTTCCTCGTACCCCGTTGACGATTCAAGACTCGGAAGAGAACGGTCAACTTTAAAGGCGTGTTGTAGGGACTGTACCGTGTCCGGGTGAAAAGTGAAAGCGTGTCTCTGGCCGGACACGGTACATGCACGTGGAACAAAAATGTACTGCCAGTACCGCAGTACCCTGTATTTATAGCACACACAAACGTGCCTTGCAATTGTGAACGGACGGAACAATGTTATGGATCCTGTATGTATATTTAACACAATGAAAGTGGCGTACAGTTATGAACGGACGGAACAGTGTTACGCCGATACTGTTTACAAATATGGTGCCTATTAGATCCTGTATGCACTACCAGTACTGCAGTAGCCTGTATGGATCCTGTGTTTTAAAGCAAAATGTGGCGTGCAATTATGAACGGACCGCAAAACGTTACGCTGATACTGCTTAGAAGCTCGTACAAATATGCGTACCTATTCATTTGTACTCCCTATGTAAACAAATAAAAGAGCGTTTGAGATAGTGATTTTCAAaaatcacaaacggaccaacaagTGTCCTCTGTGCCGCGGCTCTGCTTCTCGATGGTGGCGTGGATTTGGCCGCAGGCTCAACGACAATGCCATTTGTGAGCGTCGTTTCTTTCTTGCGGGTGTCGCATAGGAATCCACTTCTATCCTGATGTGATTCTCGCTCCTCAGCAGCGGTGTTTGATTGggaggtgtgggggggggggggggggggggggggggggtcaccggCGGCAATGGGCGACACCGCAGTTGGTACCCTCATGTTGATCGTGTGGTCTCTACCGTCGGTTCTTCGATTTACCCCCAAAGCTCAGCCCAATTCTATGATATTTTGTGACCGTCGATGGTGATGTGGTGACTATCGTGCTCTTGGTACAGTCTGTGGTACAGTCTGGGTTAATTGCACCCTTCGGCGATGCATATGGCTAAGCTCACCTCACAAAGTGACTAGGGTTGCTGTCCCTATAGCGGAGCTCTTGGTCAACAGTCGTGTTGTTCGGTGGGATGttggttgtgacgcccccgattcaatcgtacactaatcatgcacacaaacgtgtacgatcaagatcaggggctcacgggaagatatcacaacacaactctaaaacataaataagtcatacaagcatcataatacaagtcaggggcctcgagggctcgaatactagtgctcgatcatagacgagtcagcggaagcaacaatatctgagtacaaatataagttaaacaagtttgccttaagaaggctagcacaaattgggatatagatcgaaagaggcgcaggcctcctacctgggatcctcctaactactcctggtcgtcgtcagcgggctgcacgtagtagtaggcacctctggtgtagtaggagtcgtcgtcgacggtggcgtctggctcctgggctccagcatctggttgcgacaaccaggtagaaaggaaagggggaaaagagggagaaaagcaaccgtgagtactcatctaaagtactcgcaagcaaggagccacactacatatgcatgggtatatgtgtaaaaggccatatcggtggactgaactgcagaatgccagaataagagggggatagctaatcctgtcgaagactacgcttctggccacctccatcttgcagcatgtaggagagagtagatggtaagttcaccaagtagcatcgtatagcataatcctacccggcgatcccctcctcgtcgcactgttagagagcgatcgccgggttatatctggcacttggaagggtgtgttttattaagtatccagttctagttgtcataaggtcaaggtacaactccgggtcgtccttttaccgagggacacggctattcgaatagataaacttccctgcaggggtgcaccacataacccaacacgctcgatctcatttggccggacacaattttctgggtcatgcccggccgcggaagatcaacacatcgcagccctacctaggcacaacagagaggtcagcacgccagtctaaatcctatacgcgcaggggtctgggcccatcgcccattgcacacctgcacgttgcgtacgcggccggagagcagacctagcaacctccatttcaaaggaagtcacgttacgcggtccaacccggcgcacgccgctcagtcgctaacgtcacgaaggcttcggctgataccacgacgatgagtgcccataactgttcccgcgtagttggttagtgcgtatagaccaaatggccagactcagatcaaataccaagatctcgttaagcgtgttaattgatgtaaccacggacaccgaccagggccaggcccacctctcacctaggcggtctcaacctgccctgtcgctccgccacaaagatccacccagagggccgtcgggacaaaggtcctttcagcccccaatccgtgaatcactcgcgggtgctccacgagccgacccgactttagtcaccacatgtataatgtataaagtatatagtataaacccgtgatcacctcccaagtgatcacagcccgatagtatagcacagcagacggacaagaatgtagggccact
This DNA window, taken from Triticum aestivum cultivar Chinese Spring chromosome 1D, IWGSC CS RefSeq v2.1, whole genome shotgun sequence, encodes the following:
- the LOC123180279 gene encoding putative serine/threonine-protein kinase-like protein CCR3 is translated as MTRAQSIPQLAAALLLPFLLLLLLLAHAEVAASTLAVAGGSAVCGVAADNGTVYCVAATAGSSAYNASASPVAPQLVFSQVSGGAGFLCGVGAVPGGGGAPGALFCWAPAAPGQLRRVYRGPAPLSDLAVGADHVAAYDGQARGIRWWRRGSGQFPELALGAFGSLVSGDGFTCALQTGNSSSAVRCWGLRGSDVQAAFANVSVSSLAAGGSRACGVVSATGAVLCSGFVDKLPQNDIYPHGLAVGDSHACGLRRPNRTAVCWNLAGPTPTMYYPAFGTAFEFLVAGGNLTCGLVTANFTVQCWSSTSSVVDNEAVMVPLPAILPGSCVRNESSCECGVYPRSGELCASAGAGGGVICNRLCDNSTPPPAPASPPQSPTTATKPVSKVWIAFAVVGAVGVFAGICSIIYCFVFGFCSHKRIHNSVQPNIASNAPAAAADNVGAVGVGVGAVASPYGSPNGSRARGLFRRQLSRAMTRQRSGPSSFNFKEHTEEYTFAQLATATNGFAPEAKIGAGSFGTVYRGKLPDGREVAIKRGEASGPMARKFQEKESAFRSELAFLSRLHHKHLVGLVGYCEENDERLLVYEYMKNGALYDHLHPKGGGADADAASPVVSSWKLRIKILLDASRGIEYLHSYAVPPIIHRDIKSSNILLDGGWVARVSDFGLSLMGPPETEEAGGAQAPQQHLSMKAAGTVGYMDPEYYGLHHLTVKSDVYGFGVVMLETLTGKRAIFKEAEGGSPVSVVDYAQPSIVAGKLGKVLDGRAPEPSPHEAEAVELVAYTAVHCVRLEGKDRPAMADIVANLETAFALCEGSAGGSRGAGGTTTGGGFGNSSSSASLSMTSMELSGRLAE